The sequence below is a genomic window from Chaetodon auriga isolate fChaAug3 chromosome 8, fChaAug3.hap1, whole genome shotgun sequence.
CAACACTTTCAGGGCCTGGGAAGAAAATCTATTGTCACCACGGAGCTttaagagaaaaggaaggaccTGCAAACTGAGGGCAAACGGAGTGTTTGACTAACCTGAGGGTTGACGTCCAGGATGCAGGTACGGCCTGCGTCCACCACTTCATGGATAGAGTCGATCTTGGTGCCATAAAGGTTGCCGTCGTACTCGCCGTGCTCCAGGTAACGGCTTTCCTTGATgtccttctccatctcctcccgCGTGACGAAGCAGTAGTTCTGgccgtctctctcctcttccctcggCCGGCGAGACGTGACTGGAGGTAAAAGGTGAGGAAAGGTGTTACATGTACGCAGGCAGGAGATCCACTGGTCGCAGACAATGCCACGACCTCggctgtctgtctcacacactcacagggtACAGTGGTTCCATATCGCAGAGGGTTCATGACAATAAGTCTGTTCTTCAGGCTCCGCCTCCCAACTCCCTGGGCTCCAATCAGAACCAGcgttttcctctgaaatggCGGCATCTTGGCCACCTCCTCATAGATCTGCAGCTCATAGCGGTCAAATTCTGTTCAAGACAGTACACAAGCTGCATGAGGACCATGTCGTCATCACTGCACTCGCAATGTAACGCTGTACACTTGTCAGAAATTACACACCTGCATTCTTCGATGTGAGgtacatcatttttttcttctttttcttcacagtttgagTTCCGCAGAGCATCCCTGGGAGAGAGAACATTCAAAAAGTAGCATATCACCACATGGTGGTGCTACAAGCAAGCGTTTCCTGGCAATACAGATACCGAAACAAGACTGGGAGTTAACATGATTGTACTGACCTGTACCAGAAGTGTCCCAGTCTCTTCTCACGAAagctttcctcttctcctctaaGAACTGACTGGGGATGAGACCAGTGGCTCCACCAACAACTTTGCGTGCCTATGTGGAAATCAGGGTAGTTAACATTTTTCCACACCACTTACAATTAGCTCTGTTTGCAGCAGTACTGTCCGTCACTGCTGAATGGGCTTACTCACCTGCCACCAGTTGGGGTCCTCCTTGTTGACCACATGGAGGATGTCTCCCTTGGAAAAGGCCAGACCTGCCTCTTTACAGGGGATCAAGTTGTCTGTGGTCGGATTATAGTTAAAGTGTGGCTTCAGATAAACCTACAATTCAGAGTGTGAACAAGATATTAGACAGTTTTAATTAATACAGATAGCACACACAACAGGATTGATGACAGGCAATACCTTAAACccatattaaaaatacattctgATTTAGCTGGATAATGTGAATAAAGCTATTTGTTTATCTTGGTTCATAGATGCTATAGAAATCTCAAAATATTGTTATTTCTTCCCCATTACACAGCTGCCAGATTCTGTGTTTACACtgtcctttctttctgtgtcacgTCTCTTTCAGAAtcaggtttgtgtttgtaacAGATTTCATTGTCTGTTCTGCATTTGCACTTCTCTTCCTGTCGATGCTCAAACACACGAGGCTGAATGAGGTCAACGAACACAGAGCACAACTTTGAAAAGAGACCAGCGTGAGCAGTCAGCAAAGTTTTTCACCAACCACAAGGAAGTGCTCGAAACAAAGCTGTTGACAGATTCATCAtcagtggggttttttttttaaaacctaAGCCTAATTCATAAACTAAAGCCCAAACCAAAACCTAACAAGCACAGAGCCAAACAGTAGAATTGGATCATTTGATCTTTCCCTGCACAAAGGTCAGTGTCTGACATAACCCTACATACTGCTCCTGTgcgtcagctgctgtgtgtgcctgttaCTGTAAgatggtgtgtgagtgtgtggggattgggggggggggtcctcaAGTGAACAGAGTGGTGTATGTCCCAGATAGTGTGTAGGCTGTTATTAATAGACCCTCCCTGGGCTCAATTTTCAGAAGCCTGGCATTCTGAGATCACCCAGGTCAGGCAGCTCTCACCCAGTCCCTGACAGGTACAGCCTTGTACACACCTGGACGTACACATCAACACATCCTGTGAGCCGGTGCACTTAACGCACTGATCTCCTGATTTCAATCACATCTCAAAAGCTAATTCAATATTACAGATTTTCCAGCGCAGCATTATTAGCTTTCCACACGTGGAACATGAACCATCAAACGCAGCCTCCTTACTCCTCACCTGTGGTGGGGCTGGCGTGTCTCTATAGCTGGGCAGGACTTTGAGTGTGATGCTCCCACTGCAGTCCCTCAACAGCTCCTGGAGTTCATGGGGGTTACTGCCAACCTCACGACCGTTCACCTCGCGGATTATGTCCCCTGTGTGCAGCATGCCCTGCCTGTCAATCGAGCTGCCGTGCAGGATCCGTGCGATCACCATCTCTCCCCGCTCCACACGGAACGTCACCCCCTCAAAGACAGCAAGAGTCATTTAGTATCGTACATCTGCACTTCATAAATCAAGCAGGAGGACTATTTCATGGGGTCGGGTCTGTCCTGGTTGCTGTGAAAGAGGAAACTTGTGTTGAGTAACTATGTAAAAGTGAGTCAGCCTGTTGTAACAGATGGTCAGTAAAATGAAATAACGCTTAACAGTCGAACAGGAGCGTCACATGTTTCTTCTGCACGTCTGTGGTTGATATAAATGCCTGGACAACTTACCAGTGGTTCCCCAGCTTTCTTCTGGATGCCAATCATCCTGACAGCATCAGCTGGCATGAGTGAACTCATCATCGAGAAATCGCTGTTCACCGCAGCGCGGGGCATTTCATAGCACTTTGCAGCCACTTTGTCATGAGCTTCTATCAAAGACTGAGGCAGGAAAAAGAGGAacgagagagaaacagagagagaaacagagactaAGTCTGGTTCACAATCTCTGtccttaaaaacattttaaagcacatttccaACACATTTTTTCTGACTAGGAGAGACAACAATCACTTCTACCATTTGGTTCATCCACCAAAATACTTAAAAACCAACAGCGACTGGCGCAAGCACTGGCACTTGATATATTAGAATGAAGGATTGAAGACATAAATCACTTTACTGTACACGGTCCTTTCTAAAAAGACGCATTTATGACTGCAGATCAACAGATGACAAAGTGACACATAGAGGAGATAAGTCAGTCGTGTTCTTACCCGAGCCGCCACGACATACAGTTAGCATTGGTCAGAGACAACAAACTGCATCAGCAAAAGTGAGGATTCACTGAAACAGTAGGTGA
It includes:
- the pals2a gene encoding MAGUK p55 subfamily member 6a isoform X2, whose product is MQQVLDNLKDLPSGTGAKDIDLIFLRGIMESPIVRSLAKAHERLEEVKLQAVRDDNVQLVTEILDSLNNLPQKDAAVAELAKILQEPHFKSLIEAHDKVAAKCYEMPRAAVNSDFSMMSSLMPADAVRMIGIQKKAGEPLGVTFRVERGEMVIARILHGSSIDRQGMLHTGDIIREVNGREVGSNPHELQELLRDCSGSITLKVLPSYRDTPAPPQVYLKPHFNYNPTTDNLIPCKEAGLAFSKGDILHVVNKEDPNWWQARKVVGGATGLIPSQFLEEKRKAFVRRDWDTSGTGMLCGTQTVKKKKKKMMYLTSKNAEFDRYELQIYEEVAKMPPFQRKTLVLIGAQGVGRRSLKNRLIVMNPLRYGTTVPFTSRRPREEERDGQNYCFVTREEMEKDIKESRYLEHGEYDGNLYGTKIDSIHEVVDAGRTCILDVNPQALKVLKTAEFMPFVVFIAAPELDTLRAMHKAVIDAGLTTKLLTENDLKKTVDESARIRRAYSHYFDLTIVNDNLDKAFDKLQEVVERLFIEPQWVPVSWVY
- the pals2a gene encoding MAGUK p55 subfamily member 6a isoform X1 encodes the protein MTVANAKSGTAMQQVLDNLKDLPSGTGAKDIDLIFLRGIMESPIVRSLAKAHERLEEVKLQAVRDDNVQLVTEILDSLNNLPQKDAAVAELAKILQEPHFKSLIEAHDKVAAKCYEMPRAAVNSDFSMMSSLMPADAVRMIGIQKKAGEPLGVTFRVERGEMVIARILHGSSIDRQGMLHTGDIIREVNGREVGSNPHELQELLRDCSGSITLKVLPSYRDTPAPPQVYLKPHFNYNPTTDNLIPCKEAGLAFSKGDILHVVNKEDPNWWQARKVVGGATGLIPSQFLEEKRKAFVRRDWDTSGTGMLCGTQTVKKKKKKMMYLTSKNAEFDRYELQIYEEVAKMPPFQRKTLVLIGAQGVGRRSLKNRLIVMNPLRYGTTVPFTSRRPREEERDGQNYCFVTREEMEKDIKESRYLEHGEYDGNLYGTKIDSIHEVVDAGRTCILDVNPQALKVLKTAEFMPFVVFIAAPELDTLRAMHKAVIDAGLTTKLLTENDLKKTVDESARIRRAYSHYFDLTIVNDNLDKAFDKLQEVVERLFIEPQWVPVSWVY